Proteins encoded in a region of the Trypanosoma brucei brucei TREU927 chromosome 5, complete sequence genome:
- a CDS encoding acidic phosphatase, putative: MSRTIVLGLGFVLLVCCSGGFADEESYGKSHYKAERKLDVAAGRALCAMTDYSTKVSGESADYFVEESDRLAALLADDKKRVSYYLEYIGPRLDEKSNSYATVAAKLREQCEAAQKDIDQGEATAQEVAEKIKGSIDGAKGAAAQALGEDEIEDHNKATGLLKVLNWHCGGDIKRGLKLSPYSHNCYVIGRRRDYSDGARNVIHCDGLRKSTPYQNVTGTKMKLALDKWDKHKPKAKSGKPPCEDKSKYSGPDICTAWEGWLGDYKRAMTKTHAIVTELRKAQRAVYVAETKLVVLYKIYTLLETDEETPKSILRNVTEFVKQRKDKLERTTVLGENGKHDVDISREIILPNNTEEEEELIQKARDTAPLGISVAVLVVAIVVPLVLLILLFLLLRWHMKKRDEVEGQVEKKGKEEELGSDVLEGNIL, from the coding sequence ATGTCGCGTACTATTGTGCTTGGGCTCGGCTTCGTGCTGCTTGTCTGTTGCTCAGGTGGATTTGCTGATGAGGAATCCTATGGAAAATCGCATTACAAAGCAGAAAGGAAACTTGACGTGGCCGCCGGGAGAGCCCTATGCGCGATGACGGATTATTCCACCAAAGTTTCTGGAGAATCGGCTGATTATTTTGTAGAAGAGTCTGACCGGCTGGCCGCATTGTTGGCTGATGATAAAAAGAGGGTGAGTTATTATCTTGAATACATTGGACCCCGACTGGATGAAAAAAGCAACTCGTATGCCACAGTCGCGGCTAAGCTGCGCGAGCAGTGCGAGGCAGCTCAGAAAGACATTGACCAAGGAGAGGCGACAGCGCAAGAGGTCGCTGAAAAGATTAAAGGATCAATCGATGGAGCGAAGGGAGCGGCGGCACAGGCGTTGGGTGAAGACGAAATTGAGGACCATAATAAAGCCACAGGTCTCTTAAAGGTTCTGAACTGGCATTGCGGTGGAGATATTAAGCGAGGGCTGAAGTTATCACCTTATAGCCACAATTGTTATGTTATCGGGCGGCGCAGAGATTACTCCGATGGTGCGAGGAATGTCATTCACTGCGATGGTTTGAGAAAGAGTACGCCTTACCAAAACGTGACTGGGACGAAGATGAAGCTCGCGTTGGATAAATGGGATAAACATAAGCCAAAAGCAAAGAGTGGTAAGCCGCCATGTGAAGATAAGAGCAAGTACAGCGGCCCGGATATCTGTACCGCTTGGGAAGGATGGTTAGGCGATTACAAAAGGGCAATGACCAAAACTCATGCGATTGTGACGGAGTTGAGGAAGGCACAACGCGCCGTGTACGTCGCCGAGACAAAGTTGGTGGTGCTTTACAAAATCTACACCTTGCTTGAAACTGATGAGGAGACGCCAAAATCAATTCTTCGAAACGTAACCGAATTCGTTAAGCAACGGAAGGACAAATTGGAACGCACCACTGTCTTgggggaaaatggaaaacatGATGTTGATATTTCCCGTGAAATTATACTTCCCAACAAtactgaggaagaggaagaacttATCCAGAAGGCACGTGATACTGCGCCATTGGGAATTAGCGTAGCCGTTTTGGTCGTTGCGATTGTTGTCCCGCTCGTTTTGCTGatacttttgtttctcctcctcaGGTGGCacatgaaaaaaagggatgaggTGGAAGGAcaggtggaaaagaaagggaaggaggaggagttggGATCTGACGTCTTAGAAGGTAATATTCTTTAG
- a CDS encoding acidic phosphatase, putative — translation MSRTIVLGLGFVLLVCYSGKLAESSSDAQHVADGKLSRDGANALCALKETVQKIGTEGADNLVKKAEDNVTHLKDYRKRVGYFGSQVISLSGRGDPDSDDDAKKELKEFCEEAENETRDDLRDAKELYTEIEKDAKKSKEAAKATLGEEAKGTDSKGLSGVLHRHCGESQGKNKAPSQHCDTDVYNNESDGGKYTISCGTDNTHHRGSPSARLHKAFDEWESKKPKKAGGNLKCGAAAENSSSPCTVSEGWKENYEELNVSLSTLEENGHHIENATREGAKRLTSVYLAYKMLKDGKTAGEALQEAKSRLEGNDTDCPEEGKNSSRCLSNDDLLSGARDHFIFPLTIPELLMYVGIPLLVVLIGVVLFCIFRARKKDRKEDVASGSVHQGKGMPSTNIDPF, via the coding sequence ATGTCGCGTACTATTGTGCTTGGGCTCGGCTTCGTGCTGCTTGTCTGTTACTCTGGCAAACTCGCGGAGTCGAGCAGCGATGCGCAACACGTAGCAGACGGAAAGCTTAGCCGAGACGGCGCCAATGCGTTGTGTGCACTGAAAGAAACCGTACAAAAGATTGGAACAGAAGGAGCAGACAACCTCGTCAAGAAGGCTGAAGACAATGTGACGCATCTCAAGGACTACCGGAAGCGGGTAGGATATTTTGGCAGTCAGGTGATCTCACTTTCTGGCCGTGGCGATCCAGATTCGGATGACGACGCTAAAAAAGAACTTAAGGAGTTTTGCGAAGAGGCGGAAAATGAAACGAGGGATGACTTACGGGATGCCAAAGAGCTATATACCGAAATTGAAAAGGACGCAAAAAAGAGTAAGGAAGCGGCAAAGGCCACATTGGGAGAAGAAGCGAAAGGTACCGACTCCAAGGGACTCTCCGGAGTTCTGCACCGGCACTGTGGAGAAAGTCAAGGTAAGAACAAAGCACCGAGTCAACACTGCGACACTGATGTATACAATAACGAATCTGACGGTGGAAAGTATACAATTTCCTGCGGCACAGACAATACCCATCACCGCGGATCGCCTTCAGCACGTCTACACAAAGCATTTGATGAGTGGGAGAGCAAGAAACCGAAGAAAGCGGGTGGTAATTTGAAGTGTGGAGCCGCCGCCGAAAACAGCTCGAGCCCCTGCACCGTGTCGgaaggatggaaagaaaactatGAAGAACTGAATGTAAGTTTAAGTACCCTCGAGGAGAACGGACATCACATAGAAAACGCGACCCGTGAAGGGGCAAAGAGGCTCACCTCAGTGTATTTGGCCTACAAAATGCTCAAGGACGGCAAAACAGCTGGTGAAGCTCTGCAGGAGGCCAAATCGAGGCTGGAAGGAAATGATACCGACTGTCCGGAAGAGGGCAAAAACAGCTCCAGGTGCCTTAGCAATGATGACTTGCTCAGCGGGGCACGAGATCATTTTATATTTCCGTTGACGATACCCGAGTTGCTGATGTACGTTGGTATCCCTCTTCTTGTTGTGTTGATCGGGGTGGTACTGTTCTGTATTTTCCGAGCCCGCAAAAAGGATAGGAAGGAAGATGTGGCCTCCGGTAGCGTTCACCAAGGCAAGGGAATGCCGTCGACAAACATCGACCCGTTTTAA